The Rhodospirillaceae bacterium genomic sequence ATGGAAAATGGTAACCGTTTTGTGAAGGACTATGAAATAATCATCCTGGCTAAGGCCCTGAACAAACACCCGATGTGGTTATTATTTGGCGACCAAATTCCTCCTGAATTTCAGTAATTTAATGCCTCGGCTAGAATGATTTTGAAAGCAGTTGTTATCTGTATATAAATCTTGCCTCTGTCTGTTGTTTTCATGCTGATAAAGAAGGTTTTCAATCGTTTATTTATCACATATAATAGCTGAAGACACAGTCGCGATGAACAAGAACACTATCACGAATAGGGAAGAAATATGATGGATAAGACCCATAAAAAAATGAATGAAACGCCAAAAGCGGCCAAAGCAAGTAAATTGCAAACCCTTACCCTCAGCCGTATTGTCAATGCTTCGCGTGATAAAGTGTTCAAGGCGTGGACAGAGCCCAGCCAGATCATGCGTTGGTGGCGGCCAAAGGGTTTTACCTGCCCCAGCTGTAAAGTTGATTTGCGGATGGGTGGAACTTTTCTTTATTGCATGCGCTCACCTGAGGGTAAAGATTTCTGGGGTAAAGGGGTATACCGGGAAATTGTCTCCGGGCAAAAGCTGGTTTATGTGGATAGTTTTGCAGATGAGAAGGGTAATCAAGTCTCGCCCAAGGCCCACGGATTAAGTGCCGAATGGCCAGCCGAATCACGAATTACCGTGACCTTTGCGGATGAAAACAATAAAACGAAGGTAACCTTACAGCATGCTGATCTACCCGATAGTGCCGAGAGTGACATGTGCAAAACGGGCTGGAGTGAAATGCTAGACCAATTAGTTGAAAATTTTTCAAAACCTTCCAGGTAATGCTTCAATGCCTTTTATCTCAAAATCATCATATATCCTTTTAAATCACTGCCAGGAATTGAAGTATCGCCGCTCGGTTCACTGCGGCGGGCAGCTGGCAAGGCGACCGGGAGTTTGCTTTTGAATCACCGGATGGCCGAGTGGTCAATGCCAAACGCCTAGCTGAAATTCACAAAATCCGGGCTGAATATAATTTGCCCAAGCGCACCATCACGCTGTGGTCTGAAGCATTCCCTGAAAAGAAACTTTCACTTTTGATCACCAGCGTGAGGCATTGAGCGCCTGGGTTGCCAAACAGCTTGATATTCCAGGCCTTCATCTCAAACGAAATTCTGTCATAGGGTTTCCGGATGATTTCAAATCACCGGCCCCACCATTGTGGAAAAGCCACGCTTGAGGCGGCTGGCCGGTATTTCGACCCCTGATCAATGGCTTGACGAAATGACCTTGCGGATGCGTCCGAACATCATCATGGCCATTAGGGTGGATGCCTATTGGGAGGATACCTTTATGGTCAAGAAGGAGTGGGTGGCCTGTTAAATTTGGGTCGAAACGAATTAATTGTCACCAACCCGTGTTCGCGCTGTGTTGTGCCAACCCGTAATCCTGAAACCGGAGTGGTCACGGACCAATTCATGAAAAAATTCATGGAAAGAAGGCGTGCTACTTTGCCAAGGCATTTACAGCAAGATCCCCGTTTTGAAAAAAATTCCTACCGGTTAACCGTGAATGTTTTGGGTCCGAACGGCGGCATAGTCAAGGTGGGTGACGGGGTGAAAATCGGCGCTGAAATGAAATTGGGTGATTTTCATGGAAAAACCTCAACTGCCTTAAAAAGCCTGGGTTCTTCTATTTAGTTAAAATTTCCTTTGTCACATTTGCATAGAGGCCCATTTTTAGCTCTCATTGTGCGGATGTTTCCTCGATTCATACTTGTGCTGCACTGCAAAAAACCGTATAACAATGGTATGGCAAACACCAGCGGATGGAGGATAACATGCAACCCGTGCGTCTCATTGATTTGGTTTTTCCGGGTGATACCAATCATCACGGTACGCTGTTTGGGGGCATTGGGCTTGGCGATTATGGACAAAATTGCCTTTATTGCGGCAACGCAACATGGGCGGGTGAAATTTGTTACCGCTTGGCTGAGCGTATTGATTTTCGCGCTGCGGCCAATGTTGGCGAAATTATCGAATTTACCGGCCAGGTCATACGGGTGGGGAAAAGGTCATTAAGTGTTGAGGGTTTCGATGACGGCGGAGGTTTACTGACTGGCGAACAGCGATTATGTACGCGCGGCGTTTTTATATGGTTGCCGTGGGGGCTGCTGATGATTATCAGTTACCGCCCTGCTTAAAACAAAATCAGCCAGTCGTTCTCAAGAAGTTCGGATGGTTGGAAATGGTCTTTCCCAATCGCACCAGTCATCATGGAAACTTGTTAGGAGGGCGGGCATTAGCGGCCATGACCAAAGCTGCTTTTATTACGGCCACCCGCCAGCGCCGACAGGCAGTGGTATTAGGTTCA encodes the following:
- a CDS encoding SRPBCC domain-containing protein: MMDKTHKKMNETPKAAKASKLQTLTLSRIVNASRDKVFKAWTEPSQIMRWWRPKGFTCPSCKVDLRMGGTFLYCMRSPEGKDFWGKGVYREIVSGQKLVYVDSFADEKGNQVSPKAHGLSAEWPAESRITVTFADENNKTKVTLQHADLPDSAESDMCKTGWSEMLDQLVENFSKPSR
- a CDS encoding MOSC N-terminal beta barrel domain-containing protein, which produces MAARFTAAGSWQGDREFAFESPDGRVVNAKRLAEIHKIRAEYNLPKRTITLWSEAFPEKKLSLLITSVRH
- a CDS encoding MOSC domain-containing protein; this translates as MGGLLNLGRNELIVTNPCSRCVVPTRNPETGVVTDQFMKKFMERRRATLPRHLQQDPRFEKNSYRLTVNVLGPNGGIVKVGDGVKIGAEMKLGDFHGKTSTALKSLGSSI